TTGCGGACGAAGGGGTCGAAGTCCAGGCCCAGGAGGGCGAGGCTCGACACGATGGAGATCAGCGCGGCCACGGCAGCAGGAAGCACCTGCGTGAGGCAGGCCGCGAGCAGCAGCACGTAGAGACCGCGCAGCCAGACCAGCAGGGTTCCCAGCCAGAATTCCGACCGCATGATCTCTCCTGCCGGCCACCACGAGAAGTTCAGGGCGCCGCGGGAACTCACGAAAAGAGCGCTGATCAACACCGTCAGGGTAAGGGCGGCGAGCCCTGACGAGAGCCGGATGAGCAGCAGGCGGGAAGCGGGCAGCGGTTGCAGTCGCAAGAAGGCCAGGCCACTGACCAGTCGGCTGCCGAACAGTGCCGCTACGAAAGTGCTCAGCAGTGGTGCCCACCAGTCGAACCAGCGGCTCGCAAACAGGGTCGTGACCTTGCACGTGGATTCCTGGTCCTGAAGGAGCCCCGCGTACAGGGTGCAACGGGTTCCGTTGGCCCAGGGGCCGAGTTCCTCGACCATGGCGAAGGGAGGCAGACCTCGCAAGACGTGCGCCGCGTAGGCGGCACCCAGGAAAACGGCCAGGGCGGTCAGAACCAGCACGGGCAAACGAAGCTGTCGCCACTCGAGCCAGATCACGTGGTCCCCAGGAGCGCCGCGTACGCCTCCGCGAGTGGACGGGGCTTGAATTGCACGTCTATGGGGCGCAGGGCCGTGACCGCTTGCAGCAGCGGATCACGGGAGCCGCTCACGAGGACCGTCAAGGTGCGGCCCTGAACGTCCAGCGACTCCACGCCGGAGACCTCCCGCAGGCGCTCCAGATGCCCAGCAGGGAGAAGATCAGGGAGGATGGCCTGCACGATCACATGCCGGGTGCGCAGGTCGTCGAGCTCCGCTTCCAAGATGACCTGCCCGCCTTTCAGGAAGGCCCCCCGGTCGGCCAGGCCCTCGATCTCCGGCAGGACATGCGAACTGAGCAGCACGCTGTTTCCCGCAGCGGCGTAGGCGGCGAGCAGCTGCGCGAGCAGGGTGCGGTGGTCCGGGTCCAGACCGTTGGTGGGTTCGTCCAGCAGCAGAAGTTCGGCGCCGCTGCCCAGAGCGTAGGCCAGGGCGAGGCCCATCCGTTGACCGGTGCTCAGTTGGTCCGCGCGCTGATCGAGCGGGACATGCAGTTCCCGGGCCGTCTGGAGGGCACGTTCTGATTGCCAGCGCGGATAGAGACGGGCGCCGAACGCAAAGTGGGTGTGGGCCGTCTCCCCAGGCATGACGGCGCCGCCCGTCGGAACGAACGTCGCGCGCTGGCGGGTCAGGGCGGGGGCCGCTCCCGGAGGCAGATCGAGGACCTGAACGGTGCCGCGCGTGCGCCGATGAAGACCGAGCACGCTGCGCATCAGGGTGGATTTCCCGCTGCCATTCTGCCCGAGCAGGGCCGTGATCGAGCCGAGCGGCACGTGAAGATTCGCGTCATTCAGGATCAGGCGTCGTCCATGCCGGGCGCTGAGCTCCTTGACGGTGAGGGCGTTCACTGCGCCTCCGGAGTCTGGGCCTCTGGCGTCTGGCTCAGCGTGAATGCGTGGAATTGCCGCTTGATCTCCGTGAGGGAGACACCACTCGACACCATGCGGTACAGGAGGTCATGAAATTCCTCGGTGAGCGCGGCCTGGCTCAAAACGTCCCTGAACTGGTCGGAGGCCACAGCGCTTACCGTCGTGCCCGCCCCAGCTCGGCTTTCGATCAGGTCTAGACGCTGCAACTCGGCGTAAGCGCGCGTCACCGTATTGGGCGCGAGGCGCAAGGAACTGGCGAGGTGCCGCACGGTGGGCAGCGAATCGCCGGCCCGCAGCGTGCCGCGCTGAATCGCTCGCGTGAAGACCTGACTGAGCTGGAGATAGATGGGAATGCCGCTTTGCGGATTGATCTGCGGCGCGAGCCAATCCACGATTCCCTGATCCCTCGGTGAGCTTTATATCATAACAGTAATACATTGCCACAAGAGTCAGCCTGATGCAATCGTGGACAGGGTCCAGGGCTGAAAAAGGGGCTAATGGTGAAGGGGTGGCGGCACAGCTCAATCTTCGGCCAACGGACGAATTGCCCTGCCGTGACACGCTGCACCCCCGGCGGGCAGCAATTGGGCTCGGGGACCGGGCTCAGCCGCCGACGCCCATGCTGATGAACTTGATTTCGAGGTATTCCTCCAGGCCCCAGTGCCCGCCCTCGCGGCCCACACCGCTGTTTTTCATGCCGCCGAAGGGGACGTGGGGGCTGGCGGCGCTCGGCAGGCCGTCGTTGATGCCGACGATGCCGTATTCGAGGGCTTCGGCCACCCGCCACGCCCGCGCGAGGTCACGGGTGTAGGCGTAGGCGGCGAGGCCGTACTCGGAGGCGTTGGCGAGGCGCAGGGCCTCTTCCTCGGTGTCGAAAACCACGACTGGCGCGACCGGGCCGAAGGTCTCCTCGCGCAGAATCACGCTGCCGGGCGCCACGTTGGTCAGGATGGTGGGCTGGAAGTACAGGCCCCGCTCCACCACGCCCCCGGTGGTCGCTGTCGCACCCCGCGACAGGGCGTCTTGCACCTGCGCCTGAATCTTGTCGAGGCCGGCCTGCTCAACGACCGGGCCGACCTGGGTGTCGTCGGCAAAGGGGTCACCGAGTCTTAGCGCCGCCGTCTTCTCGGTCAGGAGGCGGGTGAACTCGCCTTCCACCGCACGCTGAACATAGACGCGGTTGGTGCACACGCAGGTCTGACCGGAATTGCGAAACTTGCTGCTCACGACTTCGGCGGCGGCCTTTTCCAGGTCGGCGTCCTCAAACACGAGAAAGGGCGCGTGGCCGCCGAGTTCGAGCGAGACGCGCTTGATGCCCCTGGCCGCTTGCTGATACAGCAGCCGTCCGACCTCAGTGCTGCCGGTGAAGGTGATCTTGCGTACGCGGTCATCATCCATGAAAGGTTTCGTGAGCGCCGCCGCGTCGTTTGTCGGCAGCACTTGCAGGGTGTTCGGCGGGCCGCCGGCTTCGAGCCACAGTTCGGCGAGCATCAGCGCGGTCATCGGTGAGAGTTCAGCGGGCTTGAGGACCATCACGCAGCCGGCGGCGAGGGCGGGCGCGGCCTTGCGGGTGATCATGCCGGCAGGAAAATTCCAGGGGGTCACCGCGTACACGATGCCGACCGGCTCAGGGTTGGAAAAGCCGCGTTTGTGCCCGAAGCGCAGGCTGATGCGCTCGCCCGCGATGCGCCCGGCTTCCTCGGCGCACCACTCGATAAAGGAAGCGGCGTAGTGCACCTCACCGCGCGTCTCGGAGATCGGCTTGCCCATCTCCAGCGTCATCAGGCGGGCGAGTTCTTCCTTGCGCTCCAGCATCAGGTCGTGCCAGCGGCGCAGCACCCGGCCGCGCTCGTAGGGATTGACCTTCCGCCAGGCGTTCAGCGCGAGTTCAGCGGCGTCGATCGCGCGCCGGGCGTCGTCGGGGGTGCAGTCGGCCACCCGCCCGACTGGCTCGAGAGTGCCGGGGTGAATCACCTCGAAGGTCCGGGGCGCCGTGCGCCACTCGCCGTCGAAATAGGCCTGGGAGCGGGTCACCGATGCGTTGCTGAGGGTGGTCATGGAGCCTCCTGGGGAGAAAAGGGAAATCGCGTGGCGGGTCAGATCAGTGTGCCGCAAAATGCGCCCCCCGACTTCTTCCGGGTTCAGGCGCCGCCTTCTTCCCCGGCCAGTTCGGCCAGCACCTCCGCCGTGTGCTGCCCGAGGGTGGGCGGGGCGCGGCGCACGGGAGGCACCCGCGCACCGATCTCCCAGGGCGGCGCGGTGACGGTGGTTTCACCCAGCGAAGCGTGCGGCACCCGGACCGCCACCCCGCGCGCCTGCACGTGGGGGTCGGCAAATACCTCAGCGAGATCGTTGACCGGGCCGCACGGCACGCCCGCCGCGCTCAGGCGCCCGGTGATCTCGGCGCGGGTCAGCGTCCGCAGGGCCGGAAACAGTTCGGCGTTCAGCGCAGCGCGTCGGCGCACCCGGCCCTCGTTGGTGGCGTAAGCGGGGTTTGCTCCCAGTGAGGCCAGGCCCAGGGCCGCACAGAAGCGGCGCCACAGCGAGTCGTTGCCCACCGCGAGGTTGACCAGGCCGTCGGCGCACTCGAAGGTGCCGTAGGGAACGATGCTGGGGTGGTCGTTGCCCTGCGGTCCCGGCACCTGTCCCGCCGTGAGGTAACGGCTGACCTGACTGCTGCCGAGCGCGATCACGCTCTCGAGCAGGTTCACGTCGAGCCGCTCGCCTGCGCCGGTCCGCTCGCGGGCGTACAGCGCGGCCAGAATCGCCTGGGTGATCAGGGCGCCCGAAAACACGTCGGCCACCGCCACCCCGACCCGCATGGGGGGCCGGCCGGGTTCGCCGTTGTAGCTCATCAGGCCGCCCAGCCCCTGCGCGATCACGTCGTAGCCGGGGCGGTCGCGGTAGGGGCCGCTCTGACCGAAGCCCGAGACGCTCGCATAGATCAGCCGGGGAAACTCGGCGCGCAGGGCGTCCCAGCCAAACCCCAGCTTCTCGAAGGCGCCGGGCCGGAAATTCTCGACGAGCACGTCGCTGCGGGCGATGATCTGGCGGGCGTGCTCGCGGCCCTCTGAGGTCTTGAGGTCGAGGACCACGCTGCGTTTGTTGCGGTTGACGCTCAGGAAATAGGTCGCCTCGCGCGCGCCCTCCTCCGGATCCTCCTGATAGGGCGGCCCCCAGGCCCGGGTGTCGTCGCCCTGCGGCGGCTCGATCTTGATCACGTCGGCGCCGAGGTCGCCGAGCAGCATGGTGCAAAAAGGGCCGGTCAGCACGCGGGTGAAGTCGGCGACGCGGACGCCGGCAAGCGGCAGGCGCGGCGAGGGTGGAAGAGAGGGAGAATCTGAGATGGCGGCACCTCCGTTTTCCAGCATAGGCGTGGGGCAGAGGCGCAGAGCGAGGCCGCTGTGCTACGGTTCCCTTGCTCACATTTCTTCTCAGCTGGAGGTGCCTTCTTGACCCGTTCCTCTGTCAATCCAGCCCTGACCGCGCTCGGGTACGCGCCCGAGGACCGCGTGGTGATCTTTCACGCCGACGACCTCGGGATGACCGAGGCGACCGTATCGGCTTACAGCGAGCTCGAAGGGCGCAGTGCGCTGACCTCGGTGTCGGTCATGCTGCCCTGTGCCTGGGCGCCGGCGGCCGCGCAGGTGGTGCGTGCCCGGCCCGGGGCCGACGTGGGCGTGCACCTGACGCTCACGAGCGAGTGGGACGCCTGCCGCTGGGCTCCGCTAAGCGGCCCCGAACCGGATCTGGTGGATGCCGAAGGGTACTTTCACCGCCGCAACGAGGAGGCGCGTCAGGCCGCGCCCGCTGCTGTGGCCCGCGAACTGCGCGCCCAACTGGAGCGGGCGCTCGCCTGGGGGCTCGACGTGACCCATCTGGACACCCACATGGGGGCGGCGGCCTGGCCTCCTTTCCTGCCGGACCTCGTCGCGCTCGCGGCGGAGTACGGCGTGCCGCCCCTCTATCTCCGGCACGGCGCTGCCGGGTGGGAAGCGCTCGGGTTCGGGCCAGAAGAAGCGCAGCAGGCCGCGCAGCTCGGCCAAGCGCTCGAAGCGCGCGGGTTTCCGCTCGTCGACCACCTTCGGATGCTGCCGCTCGACGTGGGCGGCGACCACGCCGCACTGACCCTGGAGCTGGCGCGCGAGCTGCCGCCTGGGATCACGCATTTCATCCTGCACCCGGCCAGCGATACGCCGGAACTGCGCGCGGTCGCCCGCGACTGGCCGGCGCGAGTCGCCAATTTTGAGGCCTTTCGGTCGCCCGAGCTGCGCGGGGAACTGGAGGCCCTGGGCATCCGACTGAGCGGGTATCGCCCGCTGCGGGATCTGTTCCGGCGCCGGCTGCGCGAACGCGCCGGGAGCGGGCAGGGATGACAGCGGCTCCGCCCGCCGCCCCGCTCTCCGATGCCCTGACCTCATCGGCCACCCGGACGCGCTACGCCCTGATGAATTTCGGGCTGGTGGTGCCGGCGCAGGTGTCGAGCTTCTTTTTCCTGTACTACGTCGATCATCTCAAGCTCGACCCGGTGCGCTTCGCGGCCACGATGTCCCTGCTGGCCCTGTACAACGCCCTCGACAACCCCCTGATTGGCCACCTTTCGGACCGCACGCGCTCGCGCTGGGGGCGGCGCCGGCCCTACCTGATCTTCGCCACACTGCCCGCGATGCTGGGGCTCGCGCTGCTGTTCAACGCGCCTTTCGACGGGGTGACGCAGGAGGGGGCGCTGCTCGCGTACTTCGTGCTCGCGTGGCTGCTGTGGGAAACGGCGGGGACGATGGTGGGCAGCGGCTACCTGGGGCTGTTGCCCGAGATGTTCCGGAGCTTCAGCGAGCGCGCCGACGTGTCGGTCCGGATGAATGCCGTGCAGGTCGTGGGGC
The genomic region above belongs to Deinococcus reticulitermitis and contains:
- a CDS encoding ATP-binding cassette domain-containing protein produces the protein MNALTVKELSARHGRRLILNDANLHVPLGSITALLGQNGSGKSTLMRSVLGLHRRTRGTVQVLDLPPGAAPALTRQRATFVPTGGAVMPGETAHTHFAFGARLYPRWQSERALQTARELHVPLDQRADQLSTGQRMGLALAYALGSGAELLLLDEPTNGLDPDHRTLLAQLLAAYAAAGNSVLLSSHVLPEIEGLADRGAFLKGGQVILEAELDDLRTRHVIVQAILPDLLPAGHLERLREVSGVESLDVQGRTLTVLVSGSRDPLLQAVTALRPIDVQFKPRPLAEAYAALLGTT
- a CDS encoding GntR family transcriptional regulator, with amino-acid sequence MDWLAPQINPQSGIPIYLQLSQVFTRAIQRGTLRAGDSLPTVRHLASSLRLAPNTVTRAYAELQRLDLIESRAGAGTTVSAVASDQFRDVLSQAALTEEFHDLLYRMVSSGVSLTEIKRQFHAFTLSQTPEAQTPEAQ
- a CDS encoding NAD-dependent succinate-semialdehyde dehydrogenase produces the protein MTTLSNASVTRSQAYFDGEWRTAPRTFEVIHPGTLEPVGRVADCTPDDARRAIDAAELALNAWRKVNPYERGRVLRRWHDLMLERKEELARLMTLEMGKPISETRGEVHYAASFIEWCAEEAGRIAGERISLRFGHKRGFSNPEPVGIVYAVTPWNFPAGMITRKAAPALAAGCVMVLKPAELSPMTALMLAELWLEAGGPPNTLQVLPTNDAAALTKPFMDDDRVRKITFTGSTEVGRLLYQQAARGIKRVSLELGGHAPFLVFEDADLEKAAAEVVSSKFRNSGQTCVCTNRVYVQRAVEGEFTRLLTEKTAALRLGDPFADDTQVGPVVEQAGLDKIQAQVQDALSRGATATTGGVVERGLYFQPTILTNVAPGSVILREETFGPVAPVVVFDTEEEALRLANASEYGLAAYAYTRDLARAWRVAEALEYGIVGINDGLPSAASPHVPFGGMKNSGVGREGGHWGLEEYLEIKFISMGVGG
- a CDS encoding CaiB/BaiF CoA transferase family protein — encoded protein: MLENGGAAISDSPSLPPSPRLPLAGVRVADFTRVLTGPFCTMLLGDLGADVIKIEPPQGDDTRAWGPPYQEDPEEGAREATYFLSVNRNKRSVVLDLKTSEGREHARQIIARSDVLVENFRPGAFEKLGFGWDALRAEFPRLIYASVSGFGQSGPYRDRPGYDVIAQGLGGLMSYNGEPGRPPMRVGVAVADVFSGALITQAILAALYARERTGAGERLDVNLLESVIALGSSQVSRYLTAGQVPGPQGNDHPSIVPYGTFECADGLVNLAVGNDSLWRRFCAALGLASLGANPAYATNEGRVRRRAALNAELFPALRTLTRAEITGRLSAAGVPCGPVNDLAEVFADPHVQARGVAVRVPHASLGETTVTAPPWEIGARVPPVRRAPPTLGQHTAEVLAELAGEEGGA
- a CDS encoding polysaccharide deacetylase family protein, which encodes MTRSSVNPALTALGYAPEDRVVIFHADDLGMTEATVSAYSELEGRSALTSVSVMLPCAWAPAAAQVVRARPGADVGVHLTLTSEWDACRWAPLSGPEPDLVDAEGYFHRRNEEARQAAPAAVARELRAQLERALAWGLDVTHLDTHMGAAAWPPFLPDLVALAAEYGVPPLYLRHGAAGWEALGFGPEEAQQAAQLGQALEARGFPLVDHLRMLPLDVGGDHAALTLELARELPPGITHFILHPASDTPELRAVARDWPARVANFEAFRSPELRGELEALGIRLSGYRPLRDLFRRRLRERAGSGQG